A segment of the Pedobacter faecalis genome:
TTCCCGGTCGCGGCCGAGGACATGGTGTTTTCCGTAAAAGACGGCATCTATTCCTCCGTAAACGTACCTGACAACATTCAACTCGGACTAAGCCATTTTTATGCGGAAGTGCTCCGTGTAAAGCATGTAGCCCAAGAAGTGGCATCGGGCAAAAATCTCGTGGTTATTTTCGACGAGCTCTTTAAAGGCACCAATGTGAAGGACGCTTATGATGGTACGCTTGCGGTTACACAGGCCTTCGCCCGCTATACTCGTTGCTGCTTTTTAGTGTCTACACATATTGTGGAAGTAGGCGAAGCCTTATCGGCCCAAACAGCAGGCGTTCAGTTTGCTTACCTGCCGACCGTCATGGCCGGCAGCAAACCTACGTACACCTACAGGCTCGAACAAGGAATCAGTTCAGACCGACAAGGCATGTTAATTATTCAGAACGAAGGAATACTTGAGTTGCTTGAAGAAAAATGAATATACGCCCATGACTTTTACGCAAATGCACCTACTCTCGGTCGCGCAGAATTACAAGATTTCGTTGAGCTATACGCCTTCCATTAACCTTGATGTTTCCTTTGCAGATGGCTATCTTTTTTAAAGGATAGTCGTTCATAATGGCTGCCAGAGCATTTCGGTCATCCGTAACAAGCCATTTTGATTCAGCTTGATACACGATCAAACATGACTTAAAATTCTGCGCTTCTGATATTAAATCCTGCATGCAGGTAGATTGTGCGCATTCCCGTAACCGATTGGTGCTAAAACCAAATTGTGTTAATGTATCAGCTTTTACTTTCCTTGCATCCTCGGCGACCTTAGCCTGCGAATGCCGTCCTTCTACTTCAGGCAGATATTGCACGATGTGATTTCGTGCAAGCTTGTCGCCATCCACACTAAGATCGGCTAACTTGCCGTTTCCCCCGGCACTGATACGTCTTTCAGTCGAAAGAAGCGAATCAATGGGTTGTGAACTGTGTAAACGATCCCCTTCGCCTTTCCGGATCGCTTTTACGGGACTGCTTTGAACGGGACTGCGCTCAAACTGTGCTGGGCTGCCCCCTGTGAAGGTTTCAACAAGCACACTCTGCGTGGTCGTCACCGCCTTTTTCACCATACCGGCATCTGTCGACGATACCGTCAATGTGATCAGTACAGTTGTAACCATACTCAATGTTAGAACTCCTTTTTCCATAACATTTAAACTTTGATTATTATTAGATACTATACGTCTTACGCGTCCGACAATGCCCGATTTCCTTCCGGAAAGACCCATAGCCATAGCGTGCTTCGTATCACTATATTGCTGGCAACTCAGCAGCGCCTGAATATAAGTCCGCTTGTCGCCCGTTTTGCTGACAGCCATTTCGTCACAGCAGTGCTCTCGTTCTGCTTTTATCAACGCAGAAAGCCAGAGCAGCGCAGGATTGAAAAAGAAGATAATCTCGACCACCTGCTGAAATATATTGACCATATAGTCGCTTCTATGGATGTGGCTAAGCTCATGAAGTAGGATAGCTTCCACCTCCGCGACAGAAAGCCTATTAAGCAGTCCGATAGGGATAAGGATCATTGGCTTTAAATAGCCAATTGTCATAGGGCTTTTAGCTAGGCCAGACTGGAGGATGGCCACTTTTCTCCTGATGCCCAGAGCTACCGAAAGCTCCTCAAGTTTTGTTTCCCAATGCCTGCCGGCAGCCCTCACCTGTGTGCGCCTTATCATGTAAACATGGTGGAGCCCAGCCACAAACCCCAGGTATTTGATGCAGATCACCAGGAACCAGATTAGTACCACAGTCGACGAGTGAGCGTTGAGGTAGTCGTAAACACTAAAAAATAAACTTTCAATGCTGGTGTCCGCGGATGTCTGGGCAGGTGATCCATCTTCGGCGGCAACGAAATTTATGGCTGACGGCGACTGCCCGCTTGAATGAGCTTTGCTAAGCTGGACGTTGAAAGTCATCAGTACTGCGATAATAAACGCCGAAAAGCAAACAATAAGCAACTTATACCGGAGGGCCGCACTTGCCTTTTTTGTGAGAACGACTGTAACCGCCGCGACCAGGGCGACAGCCAGACCTTGCCACAAAGAATGAATTAAGGTTGCGCAAATGGCTTTTGCGATCTGTGCAGTTAAGAAGTTCGGCAGCTCAAGTTCCATGTGATGGGCTATTTTTGCTGATCAAGCTTTTTCAGCAAGGCTTTAATTTCCTCGCGCTCCTTAACCGAGGTGCTGCTGTTGCCCAGCAACTGCAGCACCAGGTTGGTTGCAGAACCCTTATAAATGGAATCAACAAACCTTTGAAGCAAAAAACGCTTGGTCTTCTCTTCCGCTTCTGCTACATGGTACACATGAGTCATATGGCTCTGGTCTCGCTTCAGGATCGACTTATCGACCATGATCTGCATGAGCTTCAGCGTAGAGGTATACTTGATCTCCCGGTTTTCACTAAGTTTATCGTTAACAAACCTGACCGTGGAGGGACCGTACTCCCAAAGTACCTGAAGGATTTCCAGTTCGGATTTTGTGGGCTCAAATTTGCCAAAGCGATTTTCCTGATGTTCCATACCACCAAGATACGAATAATTTCGTACGAAACAAGAGGTAGCTCACTTTTTGTCTATAATATTTCCGAAAGCTTCTTTTCCAAATCTTCTCCGCGTAAATCCAAGGCAACGATCTTACCGGATGGGTCGATTAAGAAATTCTGAGGGATGCTTTTAATACCGTACAGTTGAGCAACGTCATTTCCCCAATATTTCAGATCAGATACCTGCGTCCATTCCAGACCATCAGCTTTGATGGCCTTGATCCAGTCGGCCGCCTTCCCCGGCCTGTCGAGCGACACGCCGATAACCGTAAAATTCTTATCCTTAAACTTGTTATAAGCCTTCACAACATACGGGTTTTCTGCCCGGCAAGGCACACACCAGGAGGCCCAGAAATCGATCAGCACATATTTTCCTCTGAAGTCGGCAAGTCGTACAGGATTTCCGTCAGGATCATTTTGAACGAAAAGCGGGGCCTGTTGCCCTACCCTAACCGCCTTTTGCTTATCAAGCAGCGCTTTATATTCCCGGCCAACGATGCTTTGCTTTACTCGAGCCGACAGCCCATTGAAAATTGGCTCTGTCTCCTGCACGTTGATCACGGAGCCACCTGCTTCCCTAAGCACAATAAGGCTTACAAACGAGTCGGGATGACCCTTCACGAATTTGTGCTGCAAAGATCTACGGAATGCACCTGCCTCGTTATAGGCTGCCACAATTGCCTTTTGAAAGGCAGCATCCTTTTTCTGTTCGGCAGTGGCCAACCTGCTTTTTTCGCTCACCTTGTTGATCATCAGTTCAGCCGGGCGAATCATCTTTTTGTATGCTGCATATTCCTGGTTGATCAGCGAACCTGGAATCCGGGCGTTCTTCAAAGAGTCTTCCGACAATATCTGGATAGCACCAGGCTCCAGGTAAATCATCTCCATATCAGATGCAGAGGTTGTTTTGGCGAACCCGGCTCCCTTGTGGTCAATGATTAGCCTGGCCGGGACTGGCTCCTGGATTGTGCCTTTAAATTTAAAGCTACCACCTTTCAACAGAGCAGAATCAGTTACAACCTGTCCGCCGTTTTGATATAATAGATAGGCTTTTGCAGGCGCGCTTTCATTCCCCACTTTGCCGGTGAGGGTAAAATTGCGCTGGGCTTGTGCAACAATTGGCAGTACTGAGAACAGGCTTATAATAAGTATTTTCATGTTAAGGATACAGATACTAATAGTTATGACTAAGGTTTGCATTGTAATTGGTGGCGCTTTGCGGAAATGGAAATATCCATAACGGCGATTCCGGGCTGAGCGAATAGGTGTTACCTTCAATTGTCCGCGTGATGGCAGGCTTATATTGCGGATCCGTTGTCAGACGCTTAAGATTGAAATAGTTACGCATGGTAAACAGCAGTTCGATGCGTCGGGTCCTTCCGAGCAAAGCCATTGCCCCTGCTTCTGTGCTGGCCGATACCGGGGCGTACGTATTGGGATGTATGCGGTTTTGCCGGATCAGATTGATAATCTCCAAAGCGCCATCCAGATCGCCAGCGCGTAGCAGACATTCAGCTTTGATCAGATACGTATCGCTGGTGGTTAGGCCGGCGGTATTAATGGCATAAGGCGTTGCGGAATTGAGCCACAGTTTGGAGGTCGGCAGACCGCTGAAAGGGTTGCCGCTGGGATAATACGGCTTTACATAATGGTGGATGATGTTACCAGGCTCATAGATTTGTTCCGTTATCTCCAGACTCGGTGTGCTAAGCAGCGGATTTCCGCCTTGTGCCATATAAAAGAGGTTTTCCTGTGCGGTTGCCTGAGGCTTGCCGAAAGCTGCCGTTCCAACCGGCGCAAACAGTCTGTCGTTACTGATGAAACTGTTGATCGCCAGGCTTTTATTTGCTTCAGAAAGCGCTTCCGGATATCTGCGGAGCGACATCAGCACAGTCGCCTTCACCGCATGGGCAAAGCCAAGGCCAACACGCATGTTATTTTTTGGCGTAGCCGGAAGGCGGTTTAGCTGAAAGCCTGCATCAATATCTGCGAGGATGTTGGCATAAACCTCTGCGACGGTACTTTTCCGGTTTGGCTCAATGGTAGAATTGTCTTCCTTCACATAAGGCACACCCCCATCAGTTGAAGCAGTTGCCGGATCATAAGCCTTTGCGTACAGGTTAACCAGCATATAGTGCATGTAAGCCCGCAAAATATAGGACTCGGCTTTGTACTGTTCCGCCAGCGCACGATCGCCAGTCGCCACGTCTGCATTTTTAAGCACTACGTTATAGACATTGTTGATCAGAAAATACATCTTCTCGTACTTTACATCGGTTACCGCCAGCAATTTGCGGTCTACACTTTCATCGTAAACCGTATAGGCATAATGGAGCGTTTGCGGTTTAGCGCTGAGGAGTGAAGGAATGTTGGTAGAATATGCGTAGGTATCGTTGACCAGGTTACCCACATCGTAAGCTGAAAATGCTGCCTGGGCGGTTGTTTTGGCCGACAAGGTATCGCCGGTAGCAGAATTACTTGTATAATTGAAATTCAGGAGCAGGTCCAGATCCGACACCCGGTTAAGGATATTGCTGCCTTTAGGCGTTATTTCGGTGAATTTCTTGCAGGCGGGCAGACCAAAACTTAAACCCGCAATCGCAAATATGATGATGAATGTTTTTTTCATGTCCTATAGATTAAAGGTTGACATTTAAACCAAATACATAAGAGGTTGGGATTGCTGCACCGCCTGTTTCAGGATCGACGCCGACATCATTTCTTGTCCACAACGCTTTTGGATTATTGAGCTGAAACCTTAGTCCGGCTCCTTTTAAACGCAATGTTGATAGTACAGACTGTGGCAGTTGGTAGCCAAATATTGCACTGCGCATCTTGATGAAATCTCCGTTGCGCACAAAGGCATCAGAATAGCTGAGCTGTCCGGCCGGCGGACCCTGCGTGCCGGGATATACCCCTGGCGCGTATCTGCCTGTTCCCGGAATAATAGTATTGGTATTCTCAGGAGTCCAGGCATTGGCAATATAAGCTGGCATCGATCCGTACGGAACACCTGAAACCACCTCAGGCACCAAAGCACGAAGGGATTGGCCACCGTAATACACGGCCAGGACATAGAGACTGAATCCTTTGTAGCGAACTTCACTGGTCAGGTTAAGGTTGACTTTCGGATCAGTGGTTCCTGAATACACCATGGCTGCCATGTCGTTACTCGTCAGCGCGATTGTACTCAAAGCGCCTGCGGCGGTAAGCCACTGCGGCTGACCGATACTGCTAAGTCCGCGGTACTGATAAGAGAACAGGGAATTGACCGGAAAGCCGGTTTTATATCCACCCTGTGCCAGGGCGATTGGCGTAGTGGCCACTTCATCGATATAGGTAATTCTGTTTTTGTTATGGCTGAGCACCAGGCCGGTATTCCAACCAAACGCTTGGCGGTCTGCCGCCTTAAACCAATCATACTGCAGGCTAAGCTCTATACCATTGTTGAGCAGCCCCCCATTGTTGATAATCTGACTGGTGAAACCTTCAGAAGGATCGAGTCGTTGTGTAACCAGCACATCACTGCTTTTCTTCCGGTACCAGTCGGCCGCCCCATTGAGCCGCCCGCCGAACATCGCAAAGTCGGCCCCAACGTTGAAAGTTGCCGTTTTCTCCCAGCGCAATTCTGGATTGGCGGCATTGGTTACGACCGACATTGGCTGATTGGTGACGGGATTGAACAGTGTTGAGTTGGCCGTAAGAAAACTACTGACGCCCTGAACAATATTTCCGGTGACACCATAGGTTGTGCGCAATTTAAGTACATCGACCCAATCGTACTGCGACAGAAACGATTCCCGGTGCAGGTTCCAGCTCAAGCCGGCCGACCAAAGCGGCTTGCCTCTAAACTTCTCATCGAGTCCAAATACGTCCGCGTAATCGACCCGGTATGAGGCGAAAGCATTGTAGCGCTGATTATAGGTATAGGTGATATTGGCATAGTTGGAATTGAACCGGTGAACGGTTTCAGGAAATACGGCTATCGGACCCGCGATATAACGACTGTACAGGCTTGCGGTACTAAACCCTGGCTTAAACGCGGTTGTGTTGCGGAAATTGGCCAGCGCCGGAAAACTCACAGAAGTGGTAGAATGCGACTGAAGCTGATCATCATATCCAAGCAGAAGTCCGCCTGTACCCCTGGTACGCGTCTGTCTGAATTCTGTTCCCGCTATGGCGTCAATGGCATGATTCCCAAACGTCCGCTGATATTCGGCTTGTCCTCTTGCAGTCCAGTAGTCGCCCTTCGTGTTCGAGGTAGCGAGATACCCGCCGTTGGCCGGCAACATGGTGGTATAAACACTCTTTAAAAAGCGCATGGTATAGCTTTCGGCCTCCGCATAGGTAGACGCAGCCAGGTTGTTGTTTTCATATTGGAACTGCGGACTCAGCGTTAGGCCTGGAACCACTTTTGCGTTCATGTTCAGGTAATAGCGCGTGTTTTGCTGCCGGGTATTCCTGAAGTCCCGGTCGAGCTCGTCGAGGTGGTTAAAAAGCAGGCTGCTTACCGGTTGCGTAGCGGTATTGGTATTGTACGCATTATAATCTGAGGTGGTGTAATACATCCGGTTGCCGGCTGCATCTGTCAGATTCTGGTAGGAAGGCACGTTGAGAGCGCTGCCGGCAAAGGCACTATTGGCCGAACGAACATATCCCAGTACCGAGTTTACGCCATAATTTACATCCAGCCACGGCGCTACCTCATAAGTTCCTTTGTAAAAGAGATTCAACTGCCGGTTGTAGGCATTAATAATTCCGCCGTTGCTGTTTTTGTAATTGGCGACTAAGCTGGATTGAAAGCGTTCCCCACTGGTTCTTACCGCCAGGTCGTATTGCTGCAGCACATCGTTAAGCAAGGCCCGGTTTTTAAAATCCTGCCGAAAGTTATTTTGCCTGAAGCCTGCAAGCTGCTCATCAAATTGACCCTGGGAAATGTCGCCCTTGGCGAGCTGGTAGTAAGCGTATTGTACCGGGGATATTGGTGTGCCGTTACTTATGCTGTTGCCTACCGCAGTAACCGCAGCGGCCCGATTGGGATAGAGTCCGCCCGTATTGGCAAACAGATAGTCGTATACCTTAAGTTCTGCATCGACCTGTTGAGACGGGCTAAGCAAATTATAATCCAGATCTGGCTTCTGTGCCACGGTAACATCGCTGGAGAAGCTTACGCTTGTTCCGCGGCCCCTGGCGCGCTTGGTGGTAACAACGATGACGCCGTTGGCTGCCCTGGCGCCATAAATTGCCGCAGCAGCCGCGTCCTTTAAGACGGTGATATCCTGAACATCGTAGGGATTCACATCGGCCAGGGATCCTTCTATCGGCAAACCATCTAACACGACAAGCGGATTCTTGGTCGCGTTTATGGTGCTTACCCCGCGGATGGACGTCATGCCGCGATAGGTAACCAAGCCCGGAACCCTGCCTTCCAGATTGTTCAGGATGTTGGGTGTATACCGCGTTTCAAGTTCAGCGCTGCCTACGGTTACTGTTGCGCCGGTGATCTTTTCTTTGCCAATACGCTGGAAACCGGTATTGACCGTAATCTCTTTTAAGGTATTGGTTTTCAGCTGGAGTGTAACGTTAATTTCTTTGCGGCCGTCCAGACTGATCTCCAGTGTTTCCATGGATACACTGGTAAAGACAAGCACGTCGTCCGCAGCCTCGGCAGAAATCGAGAATTTCCCCTCTCCGTCTGTCAT
Coding sequences within it:
- a CDS encoding TlpA disulfide reductase family protein; the protein is MKILIISLFSVLPIVAQAQRNFTLTGKVGNESAPAKAYLLYQNGGQVVTDSALLKGGSFKFKGTIQEPVPARLIIDHKGAGFAKTTSASDMEMIYLEPGAIQILSEDSLKNARIPGSLINQEYAAYKKMIRPAELMINKVSEKSRLATAEQKKDAAFQKAIVAAYNEAGAFRRSLQHKFVKGHPDSFVSLIVLREAGGSVINVQETEPIFNGLSARVKQSIVGREYKALLDKQKAVRVGQQAPLFVQNDPDGNPVRLADFRGKYVLIDFWASWCVPCRAENPYVVKAYNKFKDKNFTVIGVSLDRPGKAADWIKAIKADGLEWTQVSDLKYWGNDVAQLYGIKSIPQNFLIDPSGKIVALDLRGEDLEKKLSEIL
- a CDS encoding RagB/SusD family nutrient uptake outer membrane protein, with product MKKTFIIIFAIAGLSFGLPACKKFTEITPKGSNILNRVSDLDLLLNFNYTSNSATGDTLSAKTTAQAAFSAYDVGNLVNDTYAYSTNIPSLLSAKPQTLHYAYTVYDESVDRKLLAVTDVKYEKMYFLINNVYNVVLKNADVATGDRALAEQYKAESYILRAYMHYMLVNLYAKAYDPATASTDGGVPYVKEDNSTIEPNRKSTVAEVYANILADIDAGFQLNRLPATPKNNMRVGLGFAHAVKATVLMSLRRYPEALSEANKSLAINSFISNDRLFAPVGTAAFGKPQATAQENLFYMAQGGNPLLSTPSLEITEQIYEPGNIIHHYVKPYYPSGNPFSGLPTSKLWLNSATPYAINTAGLTTSDTYLIKAECLLRAGDLDGALEIINLIRQNRIHPNTYAPVSASTEAGAMALLGRTRRIELLFTMRNYFNLKRLTTDPQYKPAITRTIEGNTYSLSPESPLWIFPFPQSATNYNANLSHNY
- a CDS encoding BlaI/MecI/CopY family transcriptional regulator, producing the protein MEHQENRFGKFEPTKSELEILQVLWEYGPSTVRFVNDKLSENREIKYTSTLKLMQIMVDKSILKRDQSHMTHVYHVAEAEEKTKRFLLQRFVDSIYKGSATNLVLQLLGNSSTSVKEREEIKALLKKLDQQK
- a CDS encoding SusC/RagA family TonB-linked outer membrane protein, with the translated sequence MYRNYIRKLDVAVAPYQKVLLVMRLTTVILIATLMQVSASSFGQLITITQKNAPLESVLKEIRRQSGFDIYYDGKTITESLTTTLSVKQASLQQALNAALKDLNLHFRITDRTVLIERNPLSARKASFIVTGRVTDNDHFPVPGVTVTLKGSGKQTMTDGEGKFSISAEAADDVLVFTSVSMETLEISLDGRKEINVTLQLKTNTLKEITVNTGFQRIGKEKITGATVTVGSAELETRYTPNILNNLEGRVPGLVTYRGMTSIRGVSTINATKNPLVVLDGLPIEGSLADVNPYDVQDITVLKDAAAAAIYGARAANGVIVVTTKRARGRGTSVSFSSDVTVAQKPDLDYNLLSPSQQVDAELKVYDYLFANTGGLYPNRAAAVTAVGNSISNGTPISPVQYAYYQLAKGDISQGQFDEQLAGFRQNNFRQDFKNRALLNDVLQQYDLAVRTSGERFQSSLVANYKNSNGGIINAYNRQLNLFYKGTYEVAPWLDVNYGVNSVLGYVRSANSAFAGSALNVPSYQNLTDAAGNRMYYTTSDYNAYNTNTATQPVSSLLFNHLDELDRDFRNTRQQNTRYYLNMNAKVVPGLTLSPQFQYENNNLAASTYAEAESYTMRFLKSVYTTMLPANGGYLATSNTKGDYWTARGQAEYQRTFGNHAIDAIAGTEFRQTRTRGTGGLLLGYDDQLQSHSTTSVSFPALANFRNTTAFKPGFSTASLYSRYIAGPIAVFPETVHRFNSNYANITYTYNQRYNAFASYRVDYADVFGLDEKFRGKPLWSAGLSWNLHRESFLSQYDWVDVLKLRTTYGVTGNIVQGVSSFLTANSTLFNPVTNQPMSVVTNAANPELRWEKTATFNVGADFAMFGGRLNGAADWYRKKSSDVLVTQRLDPSEGFTSQIINNGGLLNNGIELSLQYDWFKAADRQAFGWNTGLVLSHNKNRITYIDEVATTPIALAQGGYKTGFPVNSLFSYQYRGLSSIGQPQWLTAAGALSTIALTSNDMAAMVYSGTTDPKVNLNLTSEVRYKGFSLYVLAVYYGGQSLRALVPEVVSGVPYGSMPAYIANAWTPENTNTIIPGTGRYAPGVYPGTQGPPAGQLSYSDAFVRNGDFIKMRSAIFGYQLPQSVLSTLRLKGAGLRFQLNNPKALWTRNDVGVDPETGGAAIPTSYVFGLNVNL
- a CDS encoding M56 family metallopeptidase; the encoded protein is MELELPNFLTAQIAKAICATLIHSLWQGLAVALVAAVTVVLTKKASAALRYKLLIVCFSAFIIAVLMTFNVQLSKAHSSGQSPSAINFVAAEDGSPAQTSADTSIESLFFSVYDYLNAHSSTVVLIWFLVICIKYLGFVAGLHHVYMIRRTQVRAAGRHWETKLEELSVALGIRRKVAILQSGLAKSPMTIGYLKPMILIPIGLLNRLSVAEVEAILLHELSHIHRSDYMVNIFQQVVEIIFFFNPALLWLSALIKAEREHCCDEMAVSKTGDKRTYIQALLSCQQYSDTKHAMAMGLSGRKSGIVGRVRRIVSNNNQSLNVMEKGVLTLSMVTTVLITLTVSSTDAGMVKKAVTTTQSVLVETFTGGSPAQFERSPVQSSPVKAIRKGEGDRLHSSQPIDSLLSTERRISAGGNGKLADLSVDGDKLARNHIVQYLPEVEGRHSQAKVAEDARKVKADTLTQFGFSTNRLRECAQSTCMQDLISEAQNFKSCLIVYQAESKWLVTDDRNALAAIMNDYPLKKIAICKGNIKVNGRRIAQRNLVILRDRE